One Capsicum annuum cultivar UCD-10X-F1 unplaced genomic scaffold, UCD10Xv1.1 ctg4759, whole genome shotgun sequence DNA window includes the following coding sequences:
- the LOC124892476 gene encoding uncharacterized protein LOC124892476, with protein sequence MSIKLVIGGSTLNVISSYAPQEGLDDEEKKSYWEVLDEVVRGISSTEKLVVGGDFNGHVGSLSEVYNDVHDCFGLEKQNVEGVSLLDFARAFGLWVANSSFSKKGTPYYL encoded by the coding sequence ATGTCAATTAAATTGGTCATTGGAGGATCTACGTTGAACGTTATTAGTTCCTATGCTCCACAAGAAGGGTTGGATGATGAGGAGAAGAAGAGCTattgggaggttttggatgaggtggtaagAGGCATTTCGAGCACTGAGAAACTTGTCGTtggaggagatttcaatgggcatgtTGGGTCTTTATCAGAAGTTTATAATGATGTGCACGACTGTTTTGGTCTCGAGAAGCAGAATGTAGAAGGAGTTTCACTTTTAGATTTTGCTAGAGCTTTTGGGTTATGGGTAGCGAATTCGAGCTTCTCGAAGAAGGGAACACCTTATTACCTTTAG